One region of Skermanella mucosa genomic DNA includes:
- a CDS encoding ATP-binding cassette domain-containing protein: protein MTGTVPLVEMRDISIQFGGIKAVDGVTVDLYPGEVVGLLGHNGAGKSTLIKILSGAYQANSGQILINGQPVEIRSPRDAKAIGIETIYQTLALADNIDAPGNLFLGRELMTPWGTLDDDAMERATRDVMGRLNPNFRKIKEPVKNLSGGQRQSVAIARALHFNAKILIMDEPTAALGPQETRQVAELIKQLKKEGIGIFLISHDLHDVFDLSDRVSVMKNGKLVGTCHTSDVTKDEVLGMIILGKLPGQQTAQELEGMH from the coding sequence ATGACAGGAACCGTTCCGCTGGTGGAAATGCGCGACATCTCCATCCAGTTCGGCGGCATCAAGGCGGTCGACGGCGTTACCGTGGACCTCTATCCCGGCGAGGTCGTCGGGCTGCTGGGCCACAACGGCGCCGGCAAGTCGACGCTGATCAAGATCCTTTCCGGCGCCTACCAGGCGAACTCCGGACAGATCCTGATCAACGGCCAGCCGGTGGAGATCCGCAGCCCGCGCGACGCCAAGGCGATCGGCATCGAGACGATCTACCAGACGCTGGCGCTGGCCGACAATATCGACGCACCCGGCAACCTGTTCCTCGGCCGCGAGCTGATGACCCCCTGGGGAACGCTGGACGACGACGCGATGGAGCGGGCGACCCGCGACGTCATGGGCAGGCTCAATCCCAACTTCCGCAAGATCAAGGAGCCGGTCAAGAACCTGTCGGGCGGACAGCGGCAGTCGGTGGCGATCGCCCGCGCCCTGCACTTCAACGCCAAGATCCTGATCATGGACGAGCCGACCGCGGCGCTGGGCCCGCAGGAGACCCGGCAGGTGGCGGAACTGATCAAGCAGCTGAAGAAGGAAGGCATCGGCATCTTCCTGATCAGCCACGACCTTCACGACGTGTTCGACCTGTCGGACCGGGTCAGCGTCATGAAGAACGGCAAGCTGGTCGGGACCTGCCACACCTCCGACGTCACCAAGGACGAGGTGCTCGGCATGATCATCCTGGGCAAACTGCCCGGCCAGCAGACCGCGCAGGAACTGGAAGGGATGCACTGA
- a CDS encoding sugar ABC transporter permease has protein sequence MTTVVESPGSARPQGARNLIAALEIDTRLLAMAAALAVIWIGLDIMTGGIFLTARNLWNLSVQTSVVGIMATGMVLVIVARHIDLSVGSVLGFVGMVMAVLQVEVLPIGTSWTWVVSLVAGLAMGALIGAFQGWWVAYRAVPAFIVTLGGLLIFRGLAWWITEGRTVAPMDPTFQLLGGGLDGSIGAFWSWVVGAMFIAAVLFKTVRTRQRRNRFNFPVRPLWAEALILAVSVALIVAFVMVMNSYYRPRTQVPQGIPIPVLILIVVAVAMSALTKVTKFGRYVFAIGGNPEAAELGGINVRKVTVMIFVLMGVLAAIAGAIQTARLNAGLNSTGSLLELSVIAAAVIGGTSLAGGVGTIAGAILGALIMQSLQSGMILLDISTPMQPVVIGLVLIVAVWLDTVYQKRRR, from the coding sequence ATGACGACTGTCGTTGAATCGCCCGGCTCGGCGCGGCCGCAGGGCGCCCGCAACCTGATCGCGGCCCTGGAGATCGACACCAGGCTGCTGGCCATGGCGGCGGCCCTGGCGGTGATCTGGATCGGGCTCGACATCATGACGGGCGGCATCTTCCTGACGGCGCGCAACCTGTGGAACCTGTCGGTCCAGACCAGCGTCGTCGGCATCATGGCGACCGGCATGGTCCTGGTGATCGTCGCCCGCCACATCGACCTGTCGGTCGGCTCCGTCCTGGGATTCGTCGGCATGGTGATGGCCGTCCTCCAGGTCGAGGTGCTGCCGATCGGCACCTCCTGGACCTGGGTGGTATCCCTGGTCGCCGGCCTCGCCATGGGCGCCCTGATCGGCGCCTTCCAGGGATGGTGGGTGGCCTACCGCGCCGTTCCCGCCTTCATCGTCACGCTGGGCGGCCTGCTGATCTTCCGCGGGCTCGCCTGGTGGATCACCGAAGGCCGGACCGTCGCCCCCATGGACCCGACCTTCCAGCTCCTGGGCGGCGGCCTGGACGGCTCGATCGGCGCCTTCTGGAGCTGGGTCGTCGGCGCGATGTTCATCGCCGCCGTGCTGTTCAAGACGGTCCGCACGCGCCAGCGGCGCAACCGGTTCAATTTTCCCGTCCGGCCGCTGTGGGCCGAGGCGCTGATCCTGGCGGTCTCCGTGGCCCTGATCGTGGCCTTCGTGATGGTGATGAACTCCTATTACCGGCCGCGCACCCAGGTGCCGCAGGGCATTCCCATCCCCGTGCTGATCCTGATCGTCGTGGCGGTCGCCATGTCGGCGCTGACCAAGGTCACCAAGTTCGGCCGCTACGTCTTCGCCATCGGCGGCAATCCCGAGGCCGCCGAGCTGGGCGGCATCAACGTGCGCAAGGTCACGGTGATGATCTTCGTGCTGATGGGCGTGCTCGCGGCGATCGCCGGCGCGATCCAGACCGCGCGGCTCAATGCCGGCCTCAACTCCACCGGCTCGCTGCTGGAACTGTCCGTCATCGCCGCGGCGGTGATCGGCGGAACCTCGCTGGCCGGCGGCGTCGGCACGATCGCGGGCGCGATCCTGGGCGCGCTGATCATGCAGAGCCTGCAGAGCGGGATGATCCTGCTGGACATCTCGACGCCGATGCAGCCGGTCGTCATCGGCCTGGTGCTGATCGTCGCCGTCTGGCTCGATACCGTCTACCAGAAACGCCGCCGCTAG